The window AGTTAAGTGTATATTTTACATGATTAGATTTTACAGTTTAAAGACTTTTATAATGAAAAATCTTAAGGCACGTGACATAGAAGTAGCGGATGTCGTTTCTCATTGACGAGGAAGAGGCTTTGCTGAAAATAAATCAGTTATATTTAACTGGCAGCATAACATATAAACAAAAAGAAGAATGATAAAGGCCATCCTCATTTTTAACAATCATGGGAAACCCAGGCTCATCAGATTCTACCAATATTTTGTAAGATCGCCTCAAGAAAAGACACTTAAACTTCATCATGTTTTGCTATCGGAGCAGATCAGCTGCATATCAGCTGATGTGCTGTTGTAACTTCATTAAACGTTTATAGCTTAACTGTTACTATGTACACAGTATTATCTTTGCACGTTTCTACATAATCATGTAAACAAGAAGCCTGTCAGTGTCCTATAATGCTATTCGGCTTCTAAAGGCCACTACACACTGGTCAGACAGACTCCAACAGACTCCAACAGACGCGTCTGTTGGACTCTGTCTGACCAGTGTGAAACCCCTGTTGGCAGTTGTTGGATCAAAGTCAATGAGACTTTAGAATGTGGTTGTCTGTTGGTGTCTGTTGGGTCTGTTGGTGTCTGTTGGAGTTGGTAGTTGTCTGACCAGTGTGAACTGGCCTTAATGTGTAACTTATTATTATAAGAttcattttcaaataaatgtTACCCAGTGCTAATCTGTagagaaaaacaacaacattttagTCAATTTATAATCTTTCAGGCAGAGGACATGCAGCAACAGATCATCAGGGAGACTTTTCATCTGGTGTCCAAAAGAGATGATAATGTCTGCAATTTTCTGGAGGGTGGAAGGTAAAGTCATATACGACCCCGTAGtgtgatttttactgttttctgcATAAAAATATCCTgcataatataaagaacattctgtgaaaataaccttgatttctttaatattgacactaaggtcatgtcaaagattcaaATCCGTGTGAAATCATGTAATCTCAGAATTAGATTGAGATTTTATGTTctgattttatattttttaagtatccAGGATCTTATAAAGCACTTTTTATTGTGGTATTGAAGTTTTTCTCCCCTATTTTAGTTTGATCGGAGGCTCAGACTACAAGCTGATCTACAGACACTACGCCAcactgtattttgtattttgtgtgGACTCATCAGAGAGTGAGCTGGGGATTTTAGATCTCATACAGGTACACATACCACCATACTATTATTCATTCTGTATCACTCATTTACAGACACATAGTAGTGTAGTATAGTGTACATTTTTATCTTCTATTCTCTTAAACACGTACCCGGAGGTTGAACATGATTTTGGAAGTCTACAAACAgcccttttctctgtcaaataggcaccaaattgtaaatgtatgttacattttgactacaaatatgatgcactttcaataaagatgaatgtatctacgggtgaaatgctcctttaaacattttagcTTTTATGATGTATTCATTACTTTGTTTGGcgtactgtgtaaatatggtAAATTAATGATTTTTCCTCAGTGGCATTGTCATGtgatattacatttacatttatgcatttgtcagatGCTTTTACGCAAAGtgtcttacagtgcattcaagatatactttttatcagtatgtgtgtttcctgggaatcaAATCTGTGATCTTTGTGTAGCTAGTGCAATGTTTACCAATCTATTAAATTTAATAATCGCTGTACTATAATAGCTAAATGGAAATGTGCTTTTTCTGTGAttccagtgtttcccacaggattttaaGGAGACTGTGGTGCtgatgacgtcacccgctaattagcatatatgtgacgtcatcatgtcgtgtttgcatttgatctagtgttggcaatggcacctgaaatatgtttcacttctattctttgatctgtatctgtatttgatctgtattatatatcaaattatatttaagctgaattaagctgttttaaatagtgaaataaaaatgtaaatggcaatcataaaaattctatttgtgggggccagtgttgattctgtggtgggccaccacaaataaatcaatgtatgggaaacactggatTCTGTTTAGCCTTTAAAAGGTTAATTTTatcctgttcaatttctcattcgCAGGTCTTTGTAGAAACCCTGGACAAATGCTTTGAAAATGTTTGTGAGCTGGACTTAATCTTTCACATGGATAAGGTCAGATTTCCCATCATACCCATTTACCAAATGTTAAAGGGACAACATGTAGGATATCACCAGTAGGGGTCGCattttcaaaacaataacaaaggggaagcttaaaggaaaacaccaccgtttttcaatattttattatgttcttacattaacttagactaattaatacatacctatctttattcaatgcgtccACTTAATCTTAGTACAGCGCGTCTTGAATGTGTtcgcatttagcctagccccattcattccttaggatccaaacagggatgaatttagaagccaccaaaccaCTGATCtgtataaatgactggattgcacaTAGAACGCTAAACTAAAAGCGAAAGGTGAAGCAGTCACAGAGTTTGAGTGGCCATCTTGGTATTcccaaccggcagagagcgtcattgacttacattcaaaatcatgataaATTCACTCGGTTTACAGCGTATTAGTCACACAAGATTAcgttttaggatatgtgtacataAATTAATAGTTACTTCTcatgttatttgcaatgttcaTGTTAAAATCAGGCAGGATAAGAGATTTATAGAAAACGTTAAGgtaagtgtctgctgcattctgttgTAATGACACgggtgtaaataaagttttatgacATTGAAAGCCTACAAAGTCAGTGTTATTTCTctggaaaaaaaacatgcttTTTATAAGCACAGCGACATCGAAATTCGGTGTTGTTTTTATATTGCTGCATCAAATGTAAGTTTAACCACATTTTAAAACGTTATCTTAACAGTTTCAAAATACGCGTTTACATGGTTAACGCATTTTACTGTACGAACAAAACAATACCGTATAacataacataattacaaaaccagcaaattattgcattcACATACAGTACGGTACTtaaagcatgattatttatttcgATTTTAGAATGAACACGTTTGTGATTAATAATACATATGCTGCGTTCTGACCTCTGAGCTGATACTGttatgaagatgaatgtatattAGTACTtcactgtataaaaataaaatatacaactttaaataaatatctatGTACATGCTTATGACGTTTGCGTTGTAATAATAAACAGTGAGACAGAAAAGTAGTGTTttatcatttaaaggtgcagtgtgtaatttttagaaggatctcttgacagaaatgctaaataatacactctaaaaaacaaacggtgctatatagcaccaaaacagttgctttggatcgtaacgatagaagaaccatttttagtgccatatagcaccggtgaagaaccagtgaagcaccagtgaagcaccagtgaagcacctgtgtagaaccatatagtgctatgtagaaccatatgtggtgctatatggcccctatatggttctacactggtgcttcactggtgcttcactggtgcttcactggtgcttcactggttcttcaccggtgctatatggcactaaaaatggttcttctatcgttacgatccaaagcaattgttttggtgctatatagcaccatttgtttttttagagtgtatacaaaactatattatctgGGGTgtttaaagacctttcataataaaccgttatgtctttattaccttagaacgagacatttttatctacatacaaagagggtccccttacatggaagtcaccattttgtgccgccatttttctacagaagcccttaacagataattttttttactaagttgtctcgacgatgaaatgtttgtccagtggcagcttctctatgtgtttcaaaagcaaggggtgagcagtggactaagccgttggttgcaattcgcaacctcatcactagatgccgctaaaatttacacactgcacctttaaagctcacgtaacacacgcttttctgcatttctgatgttaatttggagtacctatagagtagtattacatcctttatatctccgaagagtctttagtttaatcgtatttataaaagaaagattagctttaccgaatctttccgataacgtacgaaaaaatgaagaaggaggagttactaccgcgggtggagcgagtacgagtcatgcaacactatacaacacttataacttatgattcactaaatgttcgtgtcatttatataatatgcacgcgcctatttccaacataagacagaagtcttacgggaaaatccactgcatcaaacacacacgcaaaactccgctgttaccccggataataaactatatccattgtttccataaggctgactttcttctccttacatccaaaaacacacttcttctttcgtgccattgttgagttttaaaatgaaacaaagctgtcgcgtgatgtgaatgtttgtaagttttagcgtctcccgctgattgacgggtgggcgggttttccaggggaagtgcccatataaaaaaatgatacgtatagaaacccctgaaacatcAGTTGGaacgtaataaaaaaaaaaactttccgaaacttgtgcattcggcacagaaatactctgtaacacgtccaactgcttttttgacactttgcctacgtttagcatgaggaaacaactctataactgtgttaataagtcagaatgcttgaaataccattaaaccccccctttaaatctCATAACTCCTATtcatttaatagaatgtttgggcaTACCAATATGGCGGTGCGGTGGCTTCACAACTGTGACGTCATGCACAATCCaatcatttatatagatcagtgcaCCAGACATTTCCATGTTTGCCTAtgtaaagactgttacatgagtagttacacgagtaagtatggtggcacaaaataaaacgtggcgattctttaagcggataaaaaattagaactatattgtatggcggaagattgcagcacttcgacctctggcgcagtaatattgacggaagtttgagcgaaagaggtgatgatgtcactgctcgccaaggtcgaagtgctgcaaacaaAGACAGAATATTCAGTGATAAAGGGCTTTTGTTTAAATTATGGCACCATTATAAAACTTAATATTGATTGAAGTGTGGTTATCTCAccagtaataatattttatgagTGGGCATATTAGGAAGTGCATGAATTTACAGTTAATACACTAGACGATTTTAGCTATATGTTTCAGGTTTGATAAAACACACCCGTGTGTCTTTTAAGGGTTAAGGTTCACTAACGCACAGTTTGAGatgttttatttatcatttatcCATTAGGTTTCATACCCAGgtattaatgtttttatagcGATGCAAAAACTAGATTCTGATAGTCTTGAAGGTTTGCTTAAAGTGTTTGGTGAACCTTTCAGGTCCATTACATTCTCCAGGAAGTTGTCATGGGAGGGATGGTGCTGGAAACGAATATGAATGAAATAGTCGCACAGGTGGAGCTGCAAAACAAAATGGAGAAATCAGAGGGTGAGTTCAAATTTACGAAGAGAAACCAGAAGTCACTACACGTTTGGCACAGAGCCTGCGTATGTTTCGAgcacatttttttgtataaCATTTTCTCATCATTAGATCGTATTAAAAATGTCTGGACTTGTTATCAGTGGTTTATGGTCAGTGTGTTCCAGATAATCTTGACAATCAATAACGTTTGAGAACATTAGACATTCTTCTACGTATAAAAGGGTTATAAAAACTCTATAAGGATTAAGGAAATGATAGCTAATACAATACATTGCACATAGCTGATAATGTCTGAGGAAAATTTTGGTAAGAGTTTAGGTTTCATGCCCATACAGTTTAAATAGCAATATCTGAGCAAAATACTAGATTGTTGAAGTTATAAACAATTGACAATCATAATAATACTTTGTTATGTGAGAAATAATGGGTAacttacaaaatgtattttgggAGTGGATCATAGATCtttatttttctaatatttttaggcagaaattgaatacaaaaagggtatcattcctcccttcagttagaatagaataacttttgcatagattatgataaagaaaaaaatcaatcaaAGAATCAagcaaaactgtctgcaggtttcatgaccactcagggccagagttatacacttttaaatacagactttagaaaaaaacccatcaaaaagcgccttttttgtgtttattagaggactgacaacacatacaaccatgttgagcactttcaacagtgttttatgtaatttcaaagggtttcctgtaaaatgataccaaacttttgtatgtgcacctctgcatgtgggcatgggaagcttttgaaattgggtaggccaaatccaggcggaaatccccaaaatagcctcagagtgtaagaggttaaaataaattcataaaaaaaattatgaaaactttttttaagtttaataagTATAAAAGCTGTCAATGCGGCAGTGCCCTgtacatttgtacctaaatggtgcatattagtacttacTGGTACCTCACAGGTAcatttctgtacctaaatgttgtatattaaagcagtggttctcaaactttttcagcgtgcggccccctttgtgtgcGGCGCATTCCgttgcggcccccccaaagaaaatttatgacaaagaactgttctaaaactcaacttttaattaaacaaaacatattgaatgatacaaagttgtgctgttggttagtagccttattttttttttaggttttattccacagaattcatgataaattaatttattttataaaatgttataaagctggggcccccctggcaccatctcgcggcccccagtttgagaaccactgtattaaaggaatagtctactcattttcaatatttaaatatgttattaccttaactaacattcaatggtaccatttagagataaagttagaagtgaccaaacacatcaacgtttttcctatttaagacgagtagttatacgagcaagtttggtggtacaaaataaaacgtagcgcttttttaagcggatttaaaagaggaactatattttatggcgtaatagcacttttgggagtacttcgactcgcctgaaaagtccgctccccttctcactcttataatgggagagggagggtgttactgcgccgagtcgaagtactcccaaaagtgctattacgccataaaatatagttcctcttttaaatctgcttagaaagcgctacgttttattttgtaccaccaaacttgctcgtataactactcgtcttaaataggaaaaacgttgatgtgtttggtcacttctaactttatctctaaatggtaccattgcatgaatggggctaagctaaatgctatcgaagcgtcgcagcgcgctccagcgcttacgtgcacgcacacagatgatagagggatgtatcaacaattcttagttaaggtaataacatattttaatattgaaaatgagtagactattcctttaagaacttCTATAGGGtcctgtcccagtgacagcattTTTATTCAATGTTTGGCCTTTAAACCCCAACTCTGGTATTCTGTACTGAATGTTGTTAATATGGTTGaatattgttattgttttttaaggGTGGATTGTCTGCAGCACCAGCACGAGCAGTTTCGGCGGTGAAAAACATGAACCTTCCCGAAATACCCCGTAACATCAATATCGGGGACATCAATATAAAAGTGCCCAGTCTTTCCCCCTTTTAAGGCTTAATGTTACTGATCATTGTGTTCTGTGTTGTTATTGGTGGATTCCAACATTCATTGTAATAGATATTGTCTCCCTAATGCCATTTTTGGGCTCACGACTGACAAGACAATGTTGATCTAGGCTCAACAGGTTCTCTTTATTGCAGTTAAGCACACTAAAGGgttcaatttattaatttcaaactttagtttacTGACAAAAGATGTTTTgattgttttgtattttgtcTGTGATGTAGCAACATTCCATAATACTGATTTATGTGTTAAGATTCATGTCAATAGTCCAACCactgttactgtaaatgtttgcaATAATTATTTATACTGCATGTTAAATCCATTAAAACGGTGTTTTTGTCAACTTTCAGGTCTTGTTCTAATTTAAAATTCAACATTTTAAAGAGAATGTGGTGGTAACATTAAATAAAGTGATAAATtcattaacattagttaacaataagccatttatttttacagcatttattcaatataactgttcattgtttgtttgtctaaTATAAACAGATTACTTTTGATAAAAAATAGTAAATGCAAAAATTAACTAAATTAATGCCATAAAAGTGTTGTTCACGGTTACCGTTTatttaactaatgtagttattaaTAGCGAAACTTATTATAGTGTTATCAATATTTGTGATTTACGGCGTCGTGAGCAATTCATATGATTAAGATGACACGTAACCTCATATAAAAGGTTTAAGCTATATATAGCTACACATGGGTTTGAATAATCAGGTGATGGAGGATGTAATGGTTTCGGATGGAGGGAAAGGCCATATATGGGTTAAGATAACTATTGGGTAATGTATTTTTATGGACTAATGGACAATTTAGAGAGGTTTAATTTCTGCTAGCAGGGGTTTCAAACTTTATGATAGCAGGGACCCCTCACATATGCGAGGGACCCTTTTCCTAAAATgtaataaacatattttgtataaatgaatatttaaagtgttttagaTAAATAGTAGTTTTGATATTGTAGagacattaaagggatagttcactttaaaatgaaaattctgtcatcatttactgatcctcatgtttttctaaacctgtatgaattaccattgacttccatagtaggaaaaaaatattttggaagtattgtgataaatgatgaagaaaatatttaatgGTAAtggtggtaagcacacagttgacggtacccattaaattctatcattttttttattcctactatggaagtctatggtcatctgctgtgtgtttttcatcatttcttaaaatatcttcttttgtgttcatcagaaaaatttaattaatacaggtttagaacaacatgaggatgaataaatgatggcagaattttcattttaaagtgaactatccctttaaatagtttacaaacttaaataaTTGCTACACATTTTTGTACAcatattttctcttaaaattcTGTGGACCCCTTAAAACCTTCTGGGGGTCCACAGTAggaataaattatttataatttaatttaattatttgatTTGTTCATCAGTTtgaatttctacagaaatggaAGTCACCGCTATAGTTTACAGCCCAGCCCTTGGTTTCTTGTTACTGACGTAAGTATTGCATGACTGGATGCATTAATAAAAAAGGAACAGAAAACAATGTTGTGTCATGCTCAGCACTCACATAAAAGTTACTGTTTCATTGTTTGGTGGTGTCTCATTAAGCTCTAAACATCAGAAATAGTTTAGATGGTCATTCCTTCACCTATAAATACAGTaaactgtatttaaaaataggcatttttttatACTGAGTATATTTTGAATTTATATTTAAAGCTCTTCTGCAtttaatgtacttttatgtatgaGAAGCCCATTTACataaagaataataaatataaagaaTTTTAATTTCGTACAATTCAacaccacaactataacaaAACAAGTTAACAATATTGTTGTCACTTTATCAGCAATATTTTTTCAGCTGATGAACAATAAATCCAATCAAAATCTATTTGAATTTAAAGGGCGTGTGCATTAAAAATTGTCTATGAAGTTTATGAATAATCCTGTAACCCTGGCCAAGGTGGGTACTGGCTCTATACAGCCGACAGAATAAATGCCAGGGAGAGGAACAGTATCAGCAAGTAAAAGGATTGTGCGACAGGTCCTTGGCGGCTAATATCTCAATGGTTATTTCACAAAGCCGCAGAGTCAAAattttacgacttta is drawn from Misgurnus anguillicaudatus chromosome 6, ASM2758022v2, whole genome shotgun sequence and contains these coding sequences:
- the ap3s2 gene encoding AP-3 complex subunit sigma-2 — encoded protein: MIKAILIFNNHGKPRLIRFYQYFAEDMQQQIIRETFHLVSKRDDNVCNFLEGGSLIGGSDYKLIYRHYATLYFVFCVDSSESELGILDLIQVFVETLDKCFENVCELDLIFHMDKVHYILQEVVMGGMVLETNMNEIVAQVELQNKMEKSEGGLSAAPARAVSAVKNMNLPEIPRNINIGDINIKVPSLSPF